A window of Malania oleifera isolate guangnan ecotype guangnan chromosome 5, ASM2987363v1, whole genome shotgun sequence contains these coding sequences:
- the LOC131154902 gene encoding cyclin-U3-1 isoform X3, which translates to MEKLALEMKILGSDVYHALGLKESKRVLGAPRVLSLLSSILERSVQKNEKLLETKQIKDVVTLFQGSRAPTLSIRHYIDRIFKYSGCSPSCFVVAHIYVDRYLHRTDVHLTSLNVHRLLITSVMIAAKFVDDAFFNNAYYAKVGGLSTVELNRLEMKFLFSLDFRLQVSVETFGKYCSQIEKEATSGLQIEWPIQTCRRKESWSSKDDSACAPTIAR; encoded by the exons ATGGAGAAATTGGCACTTGAAATGAAGATTTTAGGCTCAGATGTGTATCATGCTTTGGGACTGAAAGAAAGCAAAAGAGTTCTAGGAGCACCACGGGTTCTATCACTTCTTTCTTCAATTCTTGAGAGATCTGTTCAGAAAAATGAGAAGTTGTTGGAGACGAAGCAAATCAAAGATGTTGTTACATTATTTCAGGGTTCAAGAGCACCCACACTGAGCATTAGACATTATATAGATCGTATCTTCAAGTATTCTGGTTGCAGCCCATCCTGCTTTGTTGTTGCACACATTTATGTGGATAGATACCTCCACCGTACAGATGTTCATCTAACTTCCCTCAATGTTCATCGTCTTCTAATCACCAGTGTAATGATTGCAGCAAAATTTGTTGATGATGC ATTTTTCAACAATGCATACTATGCGAAAGTTGGAGGCTTAAGCACGGTTGAGTTGAACAGGTTGGAGATGAAATTCTTGTTTAGTCTGGATTTCAGACTTCAAGTAAGCGTTGAGACATTTGGGAAGTACTGCTCACAGATAGAAAAGGAAGCCACCAGCGGGCTGCAGATTGAATGGCCAATTCAAACATGCAGAAGGAAAGAAAGCTGGTCAAGCAAAGATGATTCTGCCTGTGCTCCCACAATTGCAAGATAA
- the LOC131154902 gene encoding cyclin-U3-1 isoform X2: protein MPSLDMEKLALEMKILGSDVYHALGLKESKRVLGAPRVLSLLSSILERSVQKNEKLLETKQIKDVVTLFQGSRAPTLSIRHYIDRIFKYSGCSPSCFVVAHIYVDRYLHRTDVHLTSLNVHRLLITSVMIAAKFVDDAFFNNAYYAKVGGLSTVELNRLEMKFLFSLDFRLQVSVETFGKYCSQIEKEATSGLQIEWPIQTCRRKESWSSKDDSACAPTIAR from the exons CCCAGTTTAGATATGGAGAAATTGGCACTTGAAATGAAGATTTTAGGCTCAGATGTGTATCATGCTTTGGGACTGAAAGAAAGCAAAAGAGTTCTAGGAGCACCACGGGTTCTATCACTTCTTTCTTCAATTCTTGAGAGATCTGTTCAGAAAAATGAGAAGTTGTTGGAGACGAAGCAAATCAAAGATGTTGTTACATTATTTCAGGGTTCAAGAGCACCCACACTGAGCATTAGACATTATATAGATCGTATCTTCAAGTATTCTGGTTGCAGCCCATCCTGCTTTGTTGTTGCACACATTTATGTGGATAGATACCTCCACCGTACAGATGTTCATCTAACTTCCCTCAATGTTCATCGTCTTCTAATCACCAGTGTAATGATTGCAGCAAAATTTGTTGATGATGC ATTTTTCAACAATGCATACTATGCGAAAGTTGGAGGCTTAAGCACGGTTGAGTTGAACAGGTTGGAGATGAAATTCTTGTTTAGTCTGGATTTCAGACTTCAAGTAAGCGTTGAGACATTTGGGAAGTACTGCTCACAGATAGAAAAGGAAGCCACCAGCGGGCTGCAGATTGAATGGCCAATTCAAACATGCAGAAGGAAAGAAAGCTGGTCAAGCAAAGATGATTCTGCCTGTGCTCCCACAATTGCAAGATAA